One window of the Bacteroidota bacterium genome contains the following:
- a CDS encoding transposase encodes MLDAKKIFEQMLKLPEPWKVSGVTLDEANKRVEVSVEYEAKEAPCPQTGEICKIHDRIKRCWRHLDTMDYETWICSRLPRVKNSLGELHLIAVDWSETGLSHTRLFENRCIVTLQKTHCQKSASDLVRTKNVGRARGLKRRNVNDIKAISIDEKSYRKGQQYVSVLTSAKQGEVLDIYPGAMKWRLRLCFKRCLTRNNSALLN; translated from the coding sequence ATGCTAGATGCCAAAAAGATCTTTGAGCAGATGCTCAAATTACCTGAACCATGGAAGGTATCGGGGGTGACCCTTGACGAAGCAAATAAGCGAGTGGAAGTTTCTGTAGAATATGAAGCTAAAGAAGCCCCATGTCCCCAGACTGGGGAGATTTGTAAAATCCATGACCGGATAAAAAGATGTTGGCGCCATCTGGACACGATGGACTATGAAACCTGGATTTGCAGTCGGCTTCCCCGGGTGAAGAACAGCTTGGGTGAACTCCATTTAATAGCTGTTGATTGGTCTGAGACTGGTCTTAGCCATACCCGCCTGTTCGAGAATAGGTGCATCGTTACCTTGCAAAAAACACACTGCCAAAAATCCGCCTCTGACCTAGTACGGACGAAAAATGTGGGCAGAGCCCGAGGATTAAAGCGACGCAATGTCAACGACATAAAAGCGATCAGCATAGATGAAAAAAGCTATCGCAAAGGGCAACAGTATGTCAGCGTTTTGACGAGTGCTAAACAAGGGGAAGTCTTAGATATTTACCCGGGCGCAATGAAGTGGCGGCTACGGCTCTGCTTCAAAAGGTGTTTAACCCGGAACAACTCGGCGCTATTGAATTAA
- a CDS encoding transposase: MLVHDKFHIVKLLTNAIDETRVE, from the coding sequence GTGCTGGTTCATGACAAGTTCCATATCGTCAAGCTGCTTACCAATGCCATTGATGAAACACGAGTTGAGTAA
- a CDS encoding glutamine synthetase III, whose amino-acid sequence MNKARQEAIQTVINREVVSPGIAGNKVSEYFASRVFNDAAMREYLSDEAYMAVKNAIKAGSKISREMADGVAAGMKNWAMKRGATSYTHWFQPLTGLTAEKHDMFFTLKGDQAVEVFSGDALVQQEPDASSFPSGGIRATFEARGYTAWDPGSPAFIMEIGQGKTLCIPTIFISYTGESLDYKAPLLKASHFLEQAAMPVINLFDKEVTKVMVTLGWEQEYFLIDEAFYYQRPDLMFSGRTLVGAPPQKGQQFEDHYFGSIPERTYAYMLDFETECHKLGIPVRTRHNEVAPGQFECAPMFEEVNVAVDHNSLLMDIMDRVARRHKLRVLNHEKPFAGVNGSGKHNNWSMSTDTGKNLLSPGSTPKSNLLFLTFFVNVMKAVNEYSDLLRASIASANNDHRLGANEAPPAIISVFTGSYMNDVLEEVEKRVAKGKYDELVNANLKLDIHNKIPDVMLDNTDRNRTSPFAFTGNKFEFRAVGSSANCALPMTIMNAIVGKQLLDFKSEVDKLIKEGETKEGAIMRVIRKYITDSKRIQFEGDGYSEAWEKEAKKRGLSNVKTTPYALDFYLTKSAKSVLVDTGIFSARELDARVSVLHHNYVLKIQTEASILADIAMNQIIPSAMEYMNHLVTNIRGLKEVGVPASSIKAQKEMLEEIAAHVNVIKSAVEKMNDASDKAHHAGSAAESSKAFCDTVKPYLDEIRKHADALETKVDDNIWPLPKYREMLFIR is encoded by the coding sequence ATGAATAAAGCCCGCCAGGAAGCCATCCAAACCGTTATTAACCGAGAAGTTGTTTCTCCAGGAATTGCCGGAAACAAAGTCTCTGAATATTTTGCCTCTCGTGTGTTTAACGATGCTGCCATGCGCGAGTATCTTTCAGACGAAGCATATATGGCCGTTAAGAATGCCATTAAGGCCGGCTCCAAAATCAGTCGCGAGATGGCTGACGGTGTAGCTGCAGGAATGAAAAACTGGGCGATGAAGCGCGGCGCTACGTCCTACACACACTGGTTTCAACCGCTCACCGGTCTAACGGCCGAGAAGCACGACATGTTCTTTACGCTCAAGGGTGACCAAGCCGTGGAGGTTTTCAGCGGCGACGCTTTGGTTCAACAGGAACCGGATGCTTCTTCATTTCCAAGCGGAGGTATTCGCGCCACTTTTGAAGCGCGCGGCTACACCGCCTGGGACCCGGGTTCTCCGGCTTTCATCATGGAAATCGGCCAGGGCAAAACACTTTGTATTCCAACTATATTTATTTCCTACACCGGCGAATCACTGGACTATAAAGCACCGCTGCTCAAGGCTTCTCATTTCTTAGAACAGGCGGCTATGCCGGTGATCAATCTTTTTGATAAAGAAGTAACCAAGGTTATGGTGACCTTGGGTTGGGAACAAGAATACTTCCTGATTGATGAAGCCTTCTATTATCAGCGCCCTGACCTGATGTTTTCCGGAAGGACCTTAGTCGGCGCGCCGCCGCAGAAAGGACAGCAGTTTGAAGACCACTACTTTGGTTCTATTCCTGAAAGAACTTACGCTTACATGCTCGACTTTGAAACCGAGTGTCATAAACTCGGCATACCGGTTCGCACCCGCCACAACGAAGTGGCACCAGGACAGTTTGAATGTGCCCCGATGTTTGAAGAAGTAAATGTAGCTGTGGATCACAACTCACTGCTTATGGACATCATGGACCGTGTAGCTCGCCGTCATAAACTGCGGGTGTTGAATCATGAAAAGCCTTTTGCCGGCGTGAACGGTAGCGGCAAACACAACAACTGGAGCATGAGTACCGACACCGGAAAGAACCTCCTTTCTCCCGGCTCTACTCCTAAAAGCAATTTGTTGTTTCTCACCTTCTTTGTGAATGTGATGAAGGCCGTGAATGAATACAGCGACTTGCTTCGCGCCTCTATCGCCTCGGCCAACAACGACCATCGCCTCGGCGCCAACGAAGCACCTCCGGCTATCATCTCCGTATTTACCGGTTCTTATATGAATGATGTGTTGGAAGAAGTAGAGAAGCGCGTGGCCAAAGGAAAATATGATGAACTGGTCAACGCTAATCTCAAATTAGATATTCACAACAAGATACCGGATGTGATGCTCGACAACACCGACCGGAACCGCACATCCCCTTTTGCCTTCACTGGAAATAAGTTTGAGTTCCGTGCCGTGGGTTCTTCCGCCAACTGCGCCCTGCCTATGACCATCATGAACGCTATTGTAGGGAAGCAACTGCTTGATTTTAAATCAGAAGTAGATAAGCTGATCAAAGAGGGCGAAACCAAAGAAGGAGCCATTATGCGTGTGATTCGCAAATATATTACCGACTCTAAACGCATTCAGTTTGAAGGCGATGGTTACAGCGAAGCATGGGAAAAGGAAGCCAAGAAGCGCGGACTATCCAACGTCAAAACCACCCCTTATGCACTTGATTTCTATCTCACTAAAAGTGCCAAATCAGTACTGGTAGATACCGGTATCTTCTCTGCCCGCGAGTTGGATGCCCGCGTGTCGGTGCTGCATCATAACTATGTGCTGAAGATTCAAACCGAAGCCTCTATACTGGCCGATATCGCTATGAATCAAATCATTCCATCTGCGATGGAATATATGAACCATCTGGTTACCAATATTCGTGGATTGAAGGAAGTGGGCGTGCCGGCATCATCTATCAAAGCACAGAAGGAAATGCTGGAAGAAATTGCGGCACATGTAAATGTGATTAAATCGGCGGTGGAGAAAATGAATGATGCTTCTGACAAAGCGCATCATGCCGGTTCGGCAGCCGAGTCCTCCAAAGCATTCTGCGATACCGTGAAGCCATATCTCGATGAAATACGCAAACACGCTGATGCACTCGAAACCAAGGTGGACGATAACATCTGGCCTTTGCCTAAGTATCGCGAGATGTTGTTTATTCGATAA
- a CDS encoding polysaccharide biosynthesis C-terminal domain-containing protein — translation MERPILHTVITRIASTVFNFLIALLIARHAGPSVKGEVTLLITTIWFFIFFSNILGGQVLVYLIPRNKMQLLIIPAYIWSVLVAGAGYVFLQFTPLVPAGYVSMVVVLSFLSSLLSIHYTVLLARKQISQANLLQIIPLIIQLIGVLACFYFLNIHDAGAYVYASLAGYSLTLLLSFFMIKKHIQIANIFRDLSFAELKTFSYGFPYQLTEILQLLQFRYYFYQLGLQQGSQYLGVFSIGISILETVWIIPRSVSTIHYVSTSNSTEIKNEVARTIQLIKICVALCFVILLLIAAIPSSAYSFVFGPGFMDVKHAMRFLYPGILIYCIPIVISSFYLGIGQYKRLIVAHLCGLVTMIAFSYQLIPPYVMSGAGLAATISFSVSSLLLFIYFVMDNDLGVSQFIITRADIDTAKNMVLYLKGKFKL, via the coding sequence TTGGAGCGCCCTATCCTACATACTGTCATCACGCGAATTGCTTCAACGGTATTTAATTTCTTGATTGCCCTACTCATTGCCCGACACGCGGGGCCTTCGGTTAAGGGAGAGGTTACTTTGCTAATCACCACGATCTGGTTTTTTATTTTTTTCAGCAATATCCTGGGAGGTCAGGTCTTGGTTTATCTCATTCCGAGAAACAAAATGCAGCTACTCATTATCCCTGCTTACATCTGGTCCGTTCTGGTGGCTGGTGCCGGATATGTTTTTCTACAATTCACTCCTTTGGTTCCCGCAGGCTACGTTTCCATGGTAGTAGTGCTGAGTTTTCTTTCGTCCTTGCTCAGCATTCACTACACGGTTCTACTTGCTCGCAAACAGATCAGCCAGGCTAATTTGCTGCAAATCATTCCTCTGATTATACAACTTATTGGTGTGCTGGCCTGCTTTTATTTCTTGAATATTCATGATGCTGGCGCATACGTTTATGCCTCATTGGCAGGTTATTCACTTACCTTACTGTTGAGTTTCTTTATGATTAAAAAGCATATTCAGATTGCAAACATCTTTCGGGACTTGTCTTTTGCCGAGTTGAAAACCTTTTCTTATGGATTCCCATATCAGTTGACCGAGATTCTTCAACTTCTTCAGTTCCGGTATTATTTCTATCAACTGGGACTACAGCAGGGCAGCCAGTATCTCGGAGTGTTTTCCATTGGGATCTCCATATTAGAAACGGTTTGGATTATCCCACGAAGTGTTTCTACCATTCACTACGTATCCACTTCTAATTCTACCGAAATTAAGAACGAAGTAGCAAGAACCATTCAACTCATTAAGATATGTGTTGCTTTGTGTTTTGTCATTCTTCTATTAATAGCGGCTATTCCTTCTTCCGCTTACAGCTTTGTTTTTGGTCCCGGATTTATGGATGTAAAACATGCGATGCGCTTTCTTTATCCGGGAATCCTGATTTACTGTATCCCGATTGTTATTAGTAGTTTCTATTTGGGAATAGGACAATATAAAAGACTTATTGTTGCTCACCTTTGCGGTCTGGTCACGATGATTGCCTTCAGCTATCAGCTCATTCCTCCGTATGTGATGAGCGGTGCCGGATTAGCAGCCACTATTTCTTTCAGCGTTTCTTCTCTGTTGCTTTTCATCTATTTCGTTATGGATAATGATTTAGGTGTGTCGCAATTCATCATTACTCGCGCAGATATTGATACCGCTAAAAATATGGTTTTGTATCTTAAAGGGAAATTTAAACTTTAA
- a CDS encoding FAD-dependent oxidoreductase, which translates to MSETQRIAVIGAGPAGITAAYEISKTLKNVDLYEASDSVGGMAKSIQLWDYTVDIGPHRFFSSDRRVNEAWLEVTGPDYEMVDRLTRIYYKKKFFYYPLKALNALFTLGIYQATLCMLSYLKEKVSPTQLDGSFENWVTGRFGKRLFLIFFKTYTEKLWGISCKELDADFAAQRIKKLSLWEAVKNALFGGSGNTHKTLVDQFAYPSEGTGMVYQRMAKTIEQNGSKVHLKTPVQRVLTKNNRAYAIELTDGTVHEYDHIISSMPMTLLIQRLPEVPPRILDLSKQLRFRNTIIVYLLVDGKDLFPDNWLYVHSPDLLTGRITNFRNWVPQLYGDKQGTVIAAEYWCYDEDEFWKWEDSKLIDLAKEEMQKTGLLKSPITAGHVYRVPKCYPVYNRGYAEVLSEVEGYLKTIENLTLIGRYGSFKYNNQDHSILMGLLAAENITKGTKHDLWEINTDYETYQENTKITKSGLQKVSG; encoded by the coding sequence ATGTCTGAAACTCAACGCATTGCTGTCATTGGTGCTGGTCCTGCTGGGATTACTGCCGCTTATGAGATTTCCAAAACACTCAAGAATGTTGACCTATATGAGGCTTCAGATAGCGTGGGCGGAATGGCGAAGAGTATTCAACTGTGGGATTATACCGTGGATATTGGTCCGCACCGTTTTTTTAGCAGCGACCGCCGGGTGAATGAGGCCTGGCTGGAAGTGACGGGACCTGACTATGAAATGGTGGATAGGCTCACGCGCATCTACTATAAAAAGAAGTTCTTCTACTATCCGCTCAAGGCATTGAATGCCCTCTTTACGTTGGGGATTTATCAAGCCACCTTGTGCATGTTGAGCTATTTAAAGGAGAAGGTGTCACCGACCCAACTGGATGGTTCTTTTGAAAACTGGGTAACGGGCCGTTTTGGGAAACGATTGTTTTTGATCTTCTTTAAGACCTATACCGAAAAGTTGTGGGGTATATCCTGCAAGGAACTAGATGCTGACTTTGCTGCGCAAAGAATAAAGAAACTCTCCTTATGGGAAGCGGTGAAAAATGCACTTTTCGGAGGTTCTGGCAATACTCATAAAACCTTAGTGGACCAGTTCGCTTATCCTTCGGAAGGTACGGGCATGGTATATCAAAGAATGGCGAAGACGATTGAACAAAATGGTAGTAAAGTTCATTTAAAAACTCCTGTGCAAAGGGTGCTGACAAAAAACAATCGCGCCTATGCTATTGAATTGACTGATGGAACGGTTCATGAATATGACCATATCATTTCCTCTATGCCTATGACTCTTTTGATACAGCGCCTTCCTGAAGTGCCTCCACGTATATTAGATCTGAGTAAACAATTGCGTTTTCGCAACACCATCATTGTTTATCTTTTAGTAGATGGGAAGGATTTATTTCCTGACAATTGGTTGTATGTTCATAGCCCTGATTTGCTTACTGGACGCATCACCAACTTTAGAAATTGGGTGCCACAACTTTATGGAGATAAACAAGGTACTGTTATCGCCGCTGAATATTGGTGCTATGATGAAGACGAGTTCTGGAAATGGGAAGACTCCAAGTTGATTGACCTTGCAAAAGAAGAAATGCAGAAAACTGGTTTACTGAAGAGTCCCATCACAGCAGGTCATGTGTATCGTGTTCCCAAATGTTATCCGGTTTATAACCGCGGATACGCAGAAGTTCTGTCCGAGGTAGAAGGTTATTTGAAAACGATAGAGAACCTTACATTGATTGGCCGCTACGGGTCATTCAAATATAACAACCAAGACCACTCTATCTTGATGGGCTTACTCGCAGCCGAGAATATTACTAAAGGAACCAAACATGACCTTTGGGAAATAAACACGGATTACGAGACCTATCAGGAGAACACCAAAATTACTAAGAGCGGATTGCAGAAAGTTTCTGGTTAG
- a CDS encoding T9SS type A sorting domain-containing protein — translation MKKVFTLLWLSSLMLSGFAQFTGTKHIIDPDYVKPYLKSSSVSNNFIKNFKSAASRAKTVAFTMDYGEADIVYAAQKSTTERLITFNMNSRYKNEDNLSLRYLAVIYDSLIDADYNAQVNNFYPRKLTTLTLDSLDFVFIHSHTTSNNDTIHVIVFDRDSLSITGTGINAALNNNNIWDTLIVTNSEIPKNINVQGTPTYSLLTLYPNITFPKGKTFGVRIEFAGDTQNKFQPLSFFRDDCGGACIAAPSTAGFNSLYYLNFIHATQGNISGINNLSADCNQNGRLDPENCEEFYIQNWWVVPAVTAVVDYGSIISSDSLRGCPGQPINLEASVFGSDPPYTYNWSTSSGTLTGNSSENTTLILGNTAGQVTVSVDINGVDGANTSTYVVSNNAISILISNPNPIVRTCNESSNTVVTVTGMNQTGKTYLWNNGATTPTLSVNEQGNYIVTVTNSSGCNATASIGVNYVGNITNNVSFISPAKICQNQPVTFTNTSSGMGGSWIPAWDMYNNGSSLIFNSDAVFTYTNPGNYTVKLTMDTLNGCKFSASKLIQVLPSANPQCTNIGISDITFENAITMMPNPTNGNVNITVNGVEKNLSIHVYNIIGSEVKSFNSNDLPSVFTKSFDYSNLTNGTYLVRVQSGDRTAIKKLVINH, via the coding sequence ATGAAAAAGGTATTTACATTGCTATGGCTGTCCTCTCTGATGCTAAGCGGGTTTGCGCAGTTCACAGGAACCAAGCATATTATTGACCCCGATTATGTTAAGCCCTATTTGAAATCCTCTTCGGTTTCAAATAACTTTATCAAGAATTTTAAAAGTGCGGCAAGTCGCGCTAAAACAGTGGCTTTTACCATGGATTATGGTGAAGCAGATATCGTTTACGCTGCGCAGAAATCAACTACCGAGCGACTGATTACTTTTAATATGAATAGCCGCTATAAGAACGAAGACAACCTTTCGTTGCGCTATTTGGCGGTGATTTACGACAGCTTGATTGATGCAGATTATAATGCTCAAGTAAATAATTTCTATCCTCGTAAGTTGACAACGCTTACGCTTGATTCATTGGATTTCGTATTCATCCACTCGCATACGACTTCTAATAATGATACAATCCATGTTATTGTTTTCGACAGAGATTCTCTTTCTATTACAGGCACAGGAATTAATGCGGCACTTAATAACAATAATATTTGGGATACCTTGATTGTAACCAATTCTGAGATTCCAAAGAACATTAACGTACAGGGTACTCCGACCTACTCTCTACTTACTTTGTATCCTAATATCACCTTCCCAAAAGGAAAAACTTTTGGTGTAAGAATTGAGTTTGCTGGTGATACCCAAAACAAATTCCAGCCTCTTAGCTTCTTCAGAGATGATTGCGGTGGAGCATGTATCGCGGCTCCAAGCACCGCAGGATTCAATAGCTTGTACTATCTCAATTTCATACATGCTACTCAAGGAAACATTTCCGGTATCAATAACCTGTCTGCTGATTGTAACCAAAATGGAAGACTGGATCCTGAAAATTGTGAAGAGTTCTATATTCAAAACTGGTGGGTGGTACCTGCTGTGACTGCCGTAGTTGATTATGGTTCAATCATAAGCAGCGATTCATTGCGCGGATGTCCTGGACAACCTATTAATTTAGAAGCGAGTGTCTTCGGCTCAGATCCTCCTTATACTTACAACTGGAGTACGTCAAGCGGAACACTGACTGGAAATTCAAGTGAGAACACAACGCTTATTTTAGGAAATACCGCTGGGCAGGTAACTGTATCAGTAGATATTAATGGAGTGGATGGCGCTAATACTTCAACTTATGTGGTGAGCAACAATGCCATCAGCATTTTGATTTCCAATCCTAATCCGATTGTCAGAACTTGTAACGAGTCAAGCAACACAGTAGTAACTGTCACAGGTATGAACCAGACGGGCAAAACGTATCTGTGGAATAACGGAGCTACTACTCCTACCCTTTCAGTCAATGAGCAGGGCAACTATATTGTTACCGTGACCAATAGCTCTGGCTGTAATGCTACGGCAAGCATTGGAGTAAACTATGTCGGCAATATCACCAACAATGTAAGCTTCATTTCTCCTGCAAAGATTTGTCAGAATCAACCAGTTACTTTTACCAATACCTCATCCGGTATGGGAGGTTCATGGATTCCAGCTTGGGATATGTATAATAACGGCAGCAGCCTTATATTTAATTCAGATGCTGTGTTTACCTATACAAACCCGGGCAATTACACGGTGAAGTTGACTATGGATACTTTGAACGGCTGCAAATTCTCGGCTAGCAAACTGATTCAGGTACTTCCTTCGGCTAATCCCCAATGTACTAACATTGGCATTTCTGATATTACCTTTGAAAATGCCATCACCATGATGCCCAATCCAACAAACGGCAATGTAAACATCACAGTGAACGGAGTAGAAAAAAACCTTTCTATCCATGTTTACAACATCATTGGCTCTGAAGTGAAGTCGTTTAACAGCAATGATCTTCCTTCTGTTTTCACCAAGAGTTTTGATTATAGTAACCTAACAAACGGTACTTACTTAGTTAGAGTTCAAAGCGGCGACAGAACTGCCATCAAGAAATTAGTGATTAACCACTAG
- a CDS encoding metal-dependent hydrolase, translating into MKITYYGHSCFAVNTGGKNLLFDPFIRPNELAKHIDIKDIPADYILLSHGHEDHVADALAIGQRTGAVLVSNYEIAIWFHKQGIKKYHPMNHGGKWNFDFGTVRYTQAVHSSSLPDGSNGGNPGGFIIETKEDSFYYSGDTALFSDMKLIPLTGINLNTAFLPIGDNFTMGVDDAVMASDFIQCNRIIGLHYDTFGFIKINHEEAIDKFKQKGKELILMKIGETINL; encoded by the coding sequence ATGAAAATTACCTATTACGGACATTCATGTTTTGCAGTCAATACAGGAGGGAAAAACCTGCTGTTCGACCCGTTTATTCGTCCGAACGAGTTGGCAAAGCACATAGACATTAAAGATATCCCGGCAGACTATATCCTTCTTTCACACGGTCATGAAGACCATGTGGCAGATGCCTTAGCAATAGGGCAAAGAACAGGTGCCGTTTTGGTTTCTAACTACGAGATTGCTATCTGGTTCCACAAGCAGGGGATCAAAAAATACCACCCCATGAATCACGGTGGAAAGTGGAATTTTGATTTCGGAACCGTCCGATATACCCAAGCTGTTCACTCCAGTTCATTGCCCGATGGAAGCAATGGAGGAAACCCCGGTGGTTTCATTATCGAAACCAAAGAAGATTCTTTCTATTACTCCGGCGATACCGCCCTGTTTTCAGACATGAAGTTGATTCCTTTGACCGGAATAAATTTAAACACTGCCTTCCTTCCCATAGGAGATAACTTCACGATGGGAGTGGATGATGCGGTGATGGCCAGTGATTTTATCCAATGCAACCGTATCATTGGTCTGCATTATGATACCTTTGGCTTTATAAAAATTAATCACGAAGAAGCTATTGATAAGTTCAAGCAAAAAGGCAAAGAATTAATTCTGATGAAAATCGGAGAAACCATAAATCTATAA
- a CDS encoding ParA family protein — protein sequence MTTKKKQDKPHKGKIITLANQKGGVGKTTSAINIAASLAILEYKTLLVDADPQANATSGTGFDPKSIKTSLYECLVGEVKARDIILETETPNLFLLPSHLDLVGAEIELINLPNRERIFKKILDDIKKDYDYIIIDCSPSLGLITVNSLTAADSVMIPVQCEYFALEGLGKFLNTIKIVQSRLNPDLEIEGIILTMYDPRLRLANQVMEEIKRHFENIVFDTIIHRNTRLGEAPSFGKPAIMYDAESKGSVNYMNLVREMLQRNDATYIPNSQKEFNLVVEDPSPGL from the coding sequence ATGACCACCAAGAAAAAACAAGACAAACCGCACAAAGGCAAAATCATTACGCTGGCCAACCAGAAAGGCGGAGTGGGAAAGACTACTTCGGCCATTAATATTGCCGCCAGCTTGGCTATTTTGGAGTATAAAACGCTTTTGGTAGATGCCGACCCGCAGGCCAATGCTACTTCCGGCACCGGCTTCGATCCGAAGAGTATTAAGACCAGTTTGTATGAATGTTTGGTAGGAGAAGTGAAAGCTCGTGATATTATTCTGGAGACCGAAACACCCAACTTGTTTCTGCTTCCCTCCCATCTCGATCTGGTAGGCGCAGAAATTGAACTGATCAATCTCCCCAACCGCGAAAGGATTTTTAAAAAGATTTTGGACGATATTAAAAAGGATTACGACTACATCATCATTGACTGTTCTCCTTCTCTGGGCTTGATTACCGTGAACTCACTCACTGCCGCTGACTCGGTTATGATTCCCGTTCAATGCGAATATTTCGCGCTGGAAGGGTTAGGCAAGTTTCTGAACACCATCAAGATTGTTCAAAGTCGGCTGAATCCTGATTTAGAAATAGAAGGCATCATTCTGACGATGTATGACCCGCGTTTGCGCTTGGCCAATCAGGTGATGGAAGAAATCAAAAGACATTTTGAAAACATCGTTTTCGATACCATCATTCATCGCAACACCCGATTGGGCGAAGCTCCTAGCTTCGGCAAACCCGCTATCATGTATGATGCCGAAAGCAAAGGAAGCGTGAACTATATGAACTTGGTGCGCGAAATGCTGCAAAGAAATGATGCCACCTATATCCCGAACTCCCAGAAAGAATTTAATTTGGTCGTTGAAGATCCTTCACCGGGCCTTTAA
- a CDS encoding ParB/RepB/Spo0J family partition protein — protein sequence MSEKKKSVLGRGLSALLDSNDTSERVREKQVSGDSVSRGATIINLPLEQIEVNPFQPRSTFEEESLNELADSIKVHGVIQPITVRKADNGKYQLIAGERRLRASKIAGKKDIPAFVRLATDQESIEIALIENIQREDLNPLEIAINYKRLQDECELTQEQLAERLGKNRSTVTNFMRLLKLPPEMQAGLRDEKITMGHAKALLAIDNATKLITAYYETVSKGLSVRQVEQLVRNLDTKSRKAISGGGDASDIPFAIRKMQDQLTSSLSTKVNIIRTKQGKGEIAIKFYNDDDLARLVEVLTDK from the coding sequence ATGAGTGAAAAAAAGAAATCCGTCTTAGGACGAGGATTGAGTGCATTGCTCGACTCCAATGATACCAGTGAGCGCGTGCGCGAAAAACAAGTCTCCGGTGATTCGGTGAGCCGTGGAGCAACGATTATTAATCTTCCGCTGGAACAAATCGAAGTAAATCCCTTTCAACCGCGAAGCACCTTTGAAGAAGAAAGCCTGAATGAACTGGCCGATTCTATCAAAGTTCACGGCGTGATTCAACCGATTACAGTGCGCAAAGCAGACAACGGGAAATATCAACTCATTGCCGGGGAAAGAAGATTGCGCGCTTCCAAAATCGCCGGGAAGAAAGATATTCCTGCCTTTGTTCGCCTCGCTACTGATCAAGAAAGCATTGAAATTGCTTTGATTGAAAATATTCAGCGCGAAGACCTGAACCCGCTTGAAATCGCCATCAATTACAAACGCCTTCAGGATGAATGTGAATTGACTCAGGAACAACTGGCCGAGCGCCTCGGAAAAAACAGAAGCACTGTTACCAATTTCATGCGTCTGCTCAAACTTCCTCCCGAAATGCAGGCCGGTCTGCGCGACGAAAAAATAACCATGGGCCATGCCAAAGCACTTTTGGCCATTGATAATGCTACCAAACTAATCACCGCCTATTACGAAACGGTCAGTAAAGGACTCAGCGTGCGGCAGGTAGAGCAACTGGTGCGCAACCTCGACACGAAATCTAGAAAGGCTATCTCTGGAGGAGGAGACGCATCGGATATCCCTTTCGCTATCCGCAAAATGCAAGATCAGCTAACCTCCTCGCTCAGCACCAAAGTCAATATCATCCGAACCAAACAGGGCAAAGGAGAAATCGCCATTAAGTTTTATAACGACGATGATCTGGCCCGGCTGGTCGAAGTCCTGACGGATAAATAA